In the Cucumis melo subsp. melo chloroplast, complete genome genome, one interval contains:
- the ndhH gene encoding NADH-plastoquinone oxidoreductase subunit 7 yields MNGPATRKDLMIVNMGPHHPSMHGVLRLILTLDGEDVIDCEPILGYLHRGMEKIAENRTIIQYLPYVTRWDYLATMFTEAITVNGPEQLGNIQVPKRASYIRVIMLELSRIASHLLWLGPFMADIGAQTPFFYIFRERELVYDLFEAATGMRMMHNFFRIGGVAADLPHGWIDKCLDFCDYFLTAVAEYQKLITQNPIFLERVEGVGIISGEEVINWGLSGPMLRASGIPWDLRKVDRYECYDEFDWEVQWQKEGDSLARYLVRLAEMTESVKIIQQALEGIPGGPYENLEIRSFDRARSPEWNDFDYRFISKKPSPTFELAKQELYVRVEAPKGELGIFLIGDQGGFPWRWKIRPPGFINLQILPQLVKRMKLADIMTILGSIDIIMGEVDR; encoded by the coding sequence ATGAATGGACCGGCTACAAGAAAAGACCTCATGATAGTCAATATGGGACCTCACCACCCCTCAATGCACGGTGTTCTTCGACTCATCCTTACTTTGGATGGTGAAGATGTTATTGACTGTGAACCAATATTGGGTTATTTACACAGAGGGATGGAAAAAATTGCAGAAAACCGAACAATTATACAATATCTACCTTATGTAACACGTTGGGATTATTTAGCTACTATGTTTACAGAAGCAATAACCGTAAATGGTCCAGAACAGTTGGGAAATATTCAAGTCCCCAAAAGAGCTAGCTATATCAGAGTAATTATGTTGGAGTTGAGTCGTATAGCTTCTCATCTGTTATGGCTTGGCCCTTTTATGGCGGATATTGGCGCACAGACTCCCTTCTTCTATATTTTCAGAGAACGAGAATTAGTATATGATCTATTCGAAGCAGCCACCGGTATGAGAATGATGCATAATTTTTTTCGTATCGGGGGAGTCGCGGCTGATCTACCTCATGGATGGATAGATAAATGTTTGGATTTCTGCGATTATTTTTTGACAGCGGTTGCTGAATATCAAAAACTTATTACACAAAATCCTATTTTTTTAGAACGAGTTGAGGGAGTAGGTATTATTTCTGGAGAAGAGGTCATAAATTGGGGGTTATCAGGACCAATGCTACGAGCTTCCGGAATACCATGGGATCTTCGTAAAGTTGATCGTTATGAGTGTTATGACGAATTTGATTGGGAAGTTCAGTGGCAAAAAGAAGGCGATTCATTAGCTCGTTATTTAGTCAGACTTGCTGAGATGACGGAATCCGTAAAAATTATTCAACAAGCTTTGGAAGGAATTCCAGGGGGACCTTATGAAAATTTAGAAATACGATCTTTTGATCGAGCAAGGTCTCCGGAATGGAATGACTTTGACTATCGATTCATTAGTAAAAAACCTTCGCCAACTTTTGAATTGGCGAAACAAGAACTTTATGTGAGAGTCGAAGCCCCCAAAGGAGAATTGGGCATTTTTTTGATAGGGGATCAGGGTGGTTTTCCTTGGAGGTGGAAAATTCGCCCGCCGGGTTTTATCAATTTGCAAATTCTTCCTCAGTTAGTTAAAAGAATGAAATTGGCTGATATTATGACAATACTAGGTAGCATAGATATCATTATGGGAGAAGTTGATCGTTAA
- the rps15 gene encoding ribosomal protein S15, producing MVKNSFSSVISQEEKKENGGSVEFQVVSFTNKIRRLTSHLELHKKDYLSQRGLRKILGKRQRLLSYLSKKNKMRYKELINQLDIRESKTQ from the coding sequence ATGGTAAAAAATTCATTCAGCTCAGTTATTTCGCAAGAAGAAAAAAAAGAAAATGGAGGATCTGTTGAATTTCAAGTAGTCAGTTTCACCAATAAGATACGAAGACTTACTTCACATTTGGAATTGCACAAAAAAGACTATTTATCTCAAAGAGGTCTACGTAAAATTCTCGGAAAACGCCAACGATTACTTTCTTATTTATCAAAGAAAAATAAAATGCGTTATAAAGAATTAATTAATCAATTGGATATTCGGGAGTCAAAAACTCAGTAA
- the ycf1 gene encoding hypothetical chloroplast RF19, translated as MILKSFILGNLVSLCMKIINSVVVVGLYYGFLTTFSIGPSYLFLLRARVMEEGTEKKVSATTGFITGQLMMFISIYYAPLHLALGRPHTITVLALPYLLFYFFWNNHKHFFDYGSTTRNSMRNLSIQCVFLNHLIFQLFNHFILPSSMLVRLVNISMFRCNNKMLFVTSSFVGWLIGHILFMKWVGLILVWIQQNNSIRSNVLIRSNKYIRSNKYLVSELRNSMAQIFSILLFITCVYYLGRIPSPILTKKLKETSETEKRGESEEETDVEIETTSETKGTKQEQEGSTEEDTSPSLFSEEKEDPDKIDETEEIRVNGKEKTKDEFHFKRTRYQNIKRPVYETSYPPDGNKENSKLEIDKKEKSLFWFEKPLVTILFDYKRWNRPVRYIKNDKFENAVRNEMSQYFFYTCESDGKDRIVFTHPPSIATFLEMIKKKISLLTTKKLYYYQFDNPWNSLNEKKKINFQKIVITRIRLLDHGSLTLVGDVLQKRTQLCNDKTKKDYLPKIYDPLLSGPYRRRINLVLLFSMLNKSSRKNDSEKKKIWINKIHVIFFNTNYPQIEDKIESEDRRKSFNFFFDGAKESGENSIAIKEISKKVPRWSYKLITETDQLIQENDEDMPEDHQIRSRRAKNVILFNDRNKLTDRQKENEKIRNIPTNTNINYTDESEDSDQISLIRYSYQSDFRRELIKGSMRAQRRKTFIGKLFQKRVHSFLFFDRVAKSRFFDIAGLMKKLFRPWIWTNTELTISNNREETRSENMQKSRKLLKSTLEERRIEIGELWDSIRFAQVIRGSLLITQSIIRKYIVLPSLIIAKNLTRMLLFAVPDWYEDFQNWNKEIHIKCTYNGIPLSENEFPKNWLTDGIQIKILFPFRLKPWPKSRLESPDSIKEKRDFSFLTILGMETDLPFGTGTRNLSFFEPELITERAKNLKNWTKMCIGRLLRTKLFIKIFKEIINFSKEKKKEVTENILFIKIKEGIKALLQRTPIRLFQLKEIYKLNQAKNEKNSIISNRMIQDSSIVISSMDWTNFSLREKKMKDLTDRTNTILKKIEKIRKDTKQELLNTEISPNKISYDDKIFESQKNILKILKKRNVRLIRKSHHFLNFFVEKYLCICFQRMINMPRNGQLFIESIKKKFTKSIFNNESNQERIDKRNQSIIDFISTIKKSLSNITNKNGKIFLDLSYLSQAYLFYKLSQTQIINLSKLRPVFQYHGTSRFLKNEIEDYFVEVVGAHEILHSDLKQNNLENSGMRNQWKNWLRGHYNLDLYPIRWSKLLPQKWRNRVKQDRKNKDFNQCFSDEKNRLIAYKKQNHFEIDDSLPNKKDKKIKKYIYDCLSYKSINYEDNKDSYIVELPVEVKNNQESSYKYNTDKCKFIDILTDILINNYLREDDIIDLEKTMDRKYFDWRMLHFSIKNKVDIRSWIHIEADTNSKKNTKTGVNHFQLIKKINKKHLFYLTINQDKKSNRSNKKKQTFFDWMRMNEEILSGSRSNLKRGWVFPEFLILYNAYKINPWLIPIKSLLFNLNGNEKKLNGNEIFSKKKKLIEKKKGSLFLSAKEKTFELENGNKAEKESVAKEDLDSVHSNHKKNLQEDSAVADRRKRINQNQYAKKISKEFELLLKKYFRVQCRWDGSAYVNKKIFNNIKICCLLVRLLDPKQIYISSIQNGNLSLDILLSSKGLILSELIRTGILIIEPIRLSVKNDGKFIMSQTIGISLVHKNKYQFNQKYQEKGYPYKRSFAESIAIPQKMTENRTSNYYDLLVPENILSPRGRREFRILICFNSGNKNDIQRNTAFYNGNKVKTDDQVLDKTSKHLDRYQNQLKKLKFFLWPNYRLEDLACMNRYWFDTNNSSRFSMLRIHMYPQLQIS; from the coding sequence ATGATTTTAAAATCTTTTATACTAGGTAATCTAGTATCCTTATGCATGAAGATAATCAATTCGGTCGTTGTGGTCGGACTCTATTATGGATTTCTGACCACATTCTCCATAGGGCCCTCTTATCTCTTCCTTCTCCGAGCTCGGGTTATGGAAGAAGGAACCGAGAAGAAAGTATCAGCAACAACAGGTTTTATTACGGGACAGCTCATGATGTTCATATCGATCTATTATGCGCCTCTGCATCTAGCATTGGGTAGACCTCATACAATAACTGTCCTAGCTCTACCGTATCTTTTGTTTTATTTCTTCTGGAACAATCACAAACACTTTTTTGATTATGGATCTACTACCAGAAACTCAATGCGTAATCTTAGCATTCAATGTGTATTCCTGAATCATCTCATTTTTCAATTATTCAACCATTTCATTTTACCAAGTTCAATGTTAGTCAGATTAGTCAACATTTCTATGTTTCGATGCAACAACAAGATGTTATTTGTAACAAGTAGTTTTGTTGGTTGGTTAATTGGTCACATTTTATTCATGAAATGGGTTGGATTGATATTAGTCTGGATACAGCAAAATAATTCTATTAGATCTAATGTACTTATTAGATCTAATAAGTACATTAGATCTAATAAGTACCTTGTGTCAGAATTGAGAAATTCTATGGCTCAAATCTTTAGTATTCTCTTATTTATTACCTGTGTCTACTATTTAGGCAGAATACCGTCACCCATTCTTACTAAGAAACTGAAAGAAACCTCAGAAACGGAGAAAAGGGGGGAAAGCGAGGAAGAAACAGATGTAGAAATAGAAACCACTTCCGAAACGAAGGGGACTAAACAGGAACAAGAGGGATCCACCGAAGAAGATACTTCTCCTTCCCTTTTTTCGGAAGAAAAGGAGGATCCGGACAAAATCGATGAAACGGAAGAGATCCGAGTGAATGGAAAGGAAAAAACAAAGGATGAATTCCACTTTAAAAGGACACGCTATCAAAATATAAAAAGACCTGTTTATGAAACTTCTTACCCTCCGGATGGAAATAAAGAAAATTCGAAGTTAGAAATAGATAAAAAAGAAAAATCTCTCTTCTGGTTTGAAAAACCTCTTGTGACTATCCTTTTCGACTATAAACGATGGAATCGTCCAGTTCGATATATAAAAAATGATAAATTTGAAAATGCTGTTAGAAACGAAATGTCACAATATTTTTTTTATACATGTGAAAGTGACGGAAAAGACAGAATAGTTTTTACACATCCACCTAGTATAGCAACTTTTTTAGAAATGATAAAAAAAAAGATATCTTTGTTGACAACAAAAAAACTTTATTATTATCAATTCGATAATCCTTGGAATTCTCTCAATGAAAAAAAAAAAATAAATTTTCAAAAAATAGTTATAACTAGAATTCGACTTCTCGATCACGGATCCCTTACTTTAGTTGGGGATGTACTGCAAAAAAGGACTCAATTATGTAATGATAAAACTAAAAAAGACTATTTACCAAAAATATATGATCCGTTGTTGAGTGGTCCTTACCGGAGACGAATCAATTTAGTTTTATTATTCTCAATGCTAAATAAAAGTTCTAGAAAAAATGATAGTGAGAAAAAGAAAATTTGGATAAATAAGATTCATGTTATTTTTTTTAATACTAATTACCCACAAATTGAAGATAAAATTGAGTCAGAAGATCGAAGAAAATCTTTCAACTTTTTCTTCGATGGAGCTAAAGAAAGTGGTGAAAACTCGATTGCAATAAAAGAAATAAGTAAAAAAGTTCCTCGCTGGTCATACAAATTAATCACGGAGACAGACCAACTGATCCAAGAAAACGACGAAGATATGCCGGAAGATCATCAAATTCGTTCAAGAAGAGCCAAAAATGTCATACTTTTTAATGATAGGAATAAGCTTACTGATCGGCAAAAGGAGAACGAAAAAATTAGAAATATTCCTACTAATACTAATATCAACTATACTGATGAGTCTGAGGACTCAGATCAAATTTCTCTGATACGCTATTCCTACCAATCGGATTTTCGTCGAGAGCTAATCAAAGGCTCTATGCGTGCTCAACGACGTAAAACATTTATTGGGAAACTGTTTCAAAAACGTGTACATTCTTTTCTTTTTTTTGACAGAGTAGCCAAATCTCGTTTTTTTGATATTGCTGGTCTAATGAAAAAACTTTTTAGACCTTGGATATGGACAAACACAGAATTGACTATTTCGAATAATAGAGAAGAAACGAGAAGCGAAAATATGCAAAAAAGTAGAAAGTTGTTGAAAAGCACCTTAGAAGAAAGACGTATAGAAATAGGAGAACTCTGGGATAGCATTCGATTTGCTCAAGTAATAAGAGGTTCTTTGTTAATAACTCAATCAATTATTAGAAAATATATTGTCTTACCCTCATTGATAATAGCTAAAAACCTTACCCGTATGCTATTATTTGCAGTTCCTGACTGGTATGAGGATTTTCAAAATTGGAATAAAGAAATTCATATAAAGTGCACATATAATGGTATTCCATTATCAGAAAACGAATTTCCAAAAAATTGGTTAACAGACGGTATTCAAATAAAGATCTTATTTCCTTTTCGTCTGAAACCGTGGCCCAAATCTAGGTTAGAATCCCCTGATTCAATAAAAGAGAAAAGGGATTTTTCTTTTTTAACAATTTTGGGAATGGAAACTGACCTTCCTTTTGGTACTGGCACAAGAAACCTTTCGTTTTTTGAACCCGAGTTAATAACCGAAAGAGCAAAAAATTTAAAAAACTGGACAAAGATGTGTATTGGAAGACTTTTAAGAACAAAGTTGTTTATAAAAATTTTCAAAGAAATTATAAATTTTTCAAAAGAAAAAAAAAAAGAGGTCACCGAAAACATTTTATTTATAAAGATAAAAGAAGGAATAAAAGCACTTTTACAAAGAACCCCAATTCGATTATTTCAATTGAAAGAAATATACAAGTTGAATCAAGCTAAAAACGAAAAAAATTCGATAATAAGTAATCGAATGATCCAAGACTCGTCCATTGTAATTAGTTCTATGGATTGGACAAATTTTTCATTGAGAGAAAAAAAAATGAAAGATTTGACTGATAGAACAAACACCATACTAAAAAAAATTGAAAAAATTAGAAAAGACACGAAACAAGAGTTGCTAAATACAGAAATTAGTCCTAACAAAATAAGTTATGATGATAAAATATTTGAATCTCAGAAAAATATTTTAAAGATATTAAAAAAAAGAAATGTACGATTAATTCGTAAATCGCATCATTTTCTAAATTTTTTTGTTGAAAAATATCTATGTATATGTTTTCAACGTATGATTAATATGCCGAGGAATGGCCAACTTTTTATTGAATCAATAAAAAAAAAATTTACTAAATCCATTTTCAATAATGAATCAAATCAAGAAAGAATTGATAAAAGAAATCAAAGTATAATTGACTTTATTTCAACTATCAAAAAGTCACTTTCCAATATTACTAATAAGAATGGAAAGATCTTTTTGGACTTATCATACTTGTCGCAAGCATATTTATTTTACAAATTATCACAAACACAAATTATTAATTTATCTAAGTTAAGACCTGTCTTTCAATATCACGGAACATCTCGTTTTCTTAAGAATGAAATAGAGGATTATTTTGTTGAAGTTGTTGGAGCACACGAAATATTACATTCCGACCTAAAACAAAATAATCTTGAAAATTCTGGAATGAGAAATCAATGGAAAAACTGGTTAAGGGGTCATTATAACTTGGATTTATATCCGATTAGATGGTCAAAATTACTCCCCCAAAAATGGCGAAATAGAGTTAAGCAAGATCGTAAAAATAAAGATTTTAACCAATGTTTTTCAGATGAAAAAAACCGATTAATTGCTTACAAAAAACAAAATCATTTTGAAATAGACGACTCATTACCGAATAAAAAAGATAAGAAAATAAAAAAATATATATATGATTGTTTATCATATAAATCTATTAATTATGAAGATAATAAAGATTCATATATTGTTGAATTACCAGTAGAAGTAAAAAATAATCAAGAAAGTTCTTATAAGTACAACACGGATAAATGTAAATTTATTGATATACTGACTGATATCCTTATCAATAATTATCTACGAGAAGATGATATTATAGATCTGGAAAAAACTATGGATAGAAAATATTTTGATTGGAGAATGCTGCATTTTTCTATTAAAAATAAGGTCGATATTCGATCCTGGATCCATATTGAGGCTGACACGAACAGTAAAAAAAATACTAAAACTGGGGTTAATCATTTTCAACTAATTAAAAAAATAAATAAGAAACATTTGTTTTATCTGACAATTAATCAAGATAAAAAAAGCAACCGATCCAACAAAAAAAAACAAACTTTTTTTGATTGGATGAGAATGAATGAAGAAATACTAAGTGGTTCCAGATCGAATTTGAAACGTGGGTGGGTCTTTCCAGAATTTTTGATACTTTATAATGCATATAAGATTAATCCATGGCTGATACCAATCAAATCACTTCTTTTTAATTTGAATGGAAATGAAAAAAAATTGAATGGAAATGAAATTTTTAGTAAAAAAAAAAAACTCATTGAAAAGAAAAAAGGATCTCTTTTTCTATCAGCGAAGGAAAAAACTTTTGAATTAGAAAATGGAAATAAAGCAGAAAAGGAATCTGTGGCCAAAGAGGATCTTGACTCAGTTCACTCAAACCACAAAAAAAATCTTCAAGAAGATTCTGCGGTAGCAGATAGGAGAAAACGTATAAATCAAAACCAATACGCGAAAAAGATTAGCAAGGAGTTTGAGTTGTTACTAAAAAAATATTTTCGTGTTCAATGCAGATGGGATGGTTCGGCATACGTAAATAAAAAAATTTTCAATAACATCAAAATATGTTGTCTCCTGGTTAGACTGCTAGATCCCAAACAAATTTATATATCCTCTATTCAAAATGGCAACCTGAGTCTGGATATTCTGCTATCTTCGAAGGGCTTGATTCTTTCAGAATTAATTAGAACTGGAATACTTATTATAGAACCCATTCGTCTGTCTGTAAAAAATGATGGAAAATTTATTATGTCTCAAACCATAGGTATTTCATTAGTTCATAAGAATAAGTACCAATTTAATCAAAAATATCAAGAAAAAGGCTATCCTTATAAGAGGAGTTTTGCTGAATCCATTGCAATACCTCAAAAAATGACTGAAAATAGAACCAGCAATTATTATGATTTGCTTGTTCCGGAAAATATCTTATCCCCTAGAGGTCGTAGAGAGTTTAGAATTCTAATTTGTTTCAATTCTGGGAATAAAAATGATATCCAGAGAAATACAGCATTTTACAATGGAAATAAGGTGAAAACAGATGATCAAGTTTTAGATAAAACAAGCAAACATCTTGATAGATATCAAAATCAACTAAAAAAATTAAAGTTCTTTCTTTGGCCCAATTATCGATTAGAAGATTTAGCTTGTATGAATCGCTATTGGTTTGATACCAATAATAGCAGTCGTTTTAGTATGCTAAGGATCCATATGTATCCACAATTGCAAATTAGTTAA